The proteins below are encoded in one region of Planctopirus limnophila DSM 3776:
- a CDS encoding ABC transporter permease: protein MNWVAWKMLNGDPVKYLGTVFGVGFGVLLIAQQCSIFVGIILRTANPIADVREAQIWVMDPYLQNADEIKPLSDSDLYRIRGVEGVDWAVKIYKGLARAKIETGNFRQVILMGVDDQSLIGAPVKMIEGDIRDLKRPDAIVMDQYGYKYLWPNEPFQVGREVEMNDRRAVIVGICDVSAPFQSFPVVFTRYSQAVQFVASERQQLSFVVAAPRQGYQVDEVCRLINEQTRSIGEKSGLIAMPYREFVWINIKYYLENTGIPVNFGITITLGFIVGTAIAGQTFYLFTIENLKQFGALKAMGVTNWGIVGMICLQASVVGVIGLSIGLGLTALFFVATTRLLPDLRGLHLMWEIAGGTCLAVTLIICLASALSLRKVLTLEPAVVFR from the coding sequence ATGAACTGGGTGGCTTGGAAAATGCTCAATGGCGATCCCGTGAAATACCTCGGGACCGTCTTTGGTGTGGGCTTCGGAGTTCTCCTGATTGCCCAGCAATGCTCGATCTTTGTGGGCATTATTCTCCGCACGGCAAATCCAATTGCTGATGTTCGAGAAGCTCAGATCTGGGTCATGGATCCATATCTGCAGAATGCCGACGAAATTAAGCCCCTTTCTGATAGCGATCTCTATCGGATCCGTGGCGTGGAAGGAGTGGATTGGGCGGTCAAAATCTATAAAGGACTGGCTCGAGCTAAAATCGAAACGGGAAACTTTCGCCAGGTGATTCTGATGGGAGTTGATGATCAGTCGTTGATCGGTGCTCCTGTCAAAATGATTGAAGGAGATATTCGCGATCTCAAGCGGCCGGATGCCATCGTGATGGATCAGTATGGATACAAGTATCTATGGCCGAACGAGCCTTTTCAGGTCGGTCGTGAAGTCGAAATGAATGATCGCCGGGCAGTGATTGTCGGGATTTGCGATGTTTCCGCACCATTTCAATCATTCCCGGTTGTATTCACGCGATATTCACAGGCTGTTCAGTTTGTGGCCAGCGAACGCCAGCAGTTGTCATTTGTCGTGGCGGCTCCCCGTCAAGGATATCAGGTTGATGAAGTGTGTCGCCTGATAAATGAGCAAACTCGCTCAATTGGCGAGAAGTCCGGATTGATTGCCATGCCGTATCGTGAGTTTGTCTGGATCAATATCAAATACTATCTGGAGAATACGGGGATCCCGGTGAATTTCGGGATCACGATCACCTTGGGTTTTATTGTCGGAACGGCGATTGCAGGACAGACATTCTACTTATTTACAATTGAGAATCTGAAACAGTTTGGAGCGCTCAAAGCGATGGGAGTCACAAACTGGGGGATCGTGGGCATGATTTGCCTGCAGGCTTCTGTCGTGGGGGTGATTGGTCTTTCGATTGGTTTAGGATTGACGGCTCTTTTCTTTGTCGCGACGACCAGGCTTTTACCCGATTTGCGCGGTTTGCATCTGATGTGGGAAATTGCCGGGGGAACGTGCCTGGCTGTCACGTTAATTATTTGCCTGGCAAGCGCATTAAGTCTGCGAAAGGTGTTAACGCTCGAACCGGCCGTGGTTTTCCGATAA
- a CDS encoding ABC transporter ATP-binding protein — MNTLLMPESSINTQSPLKVGVACVKLVKEFGDGANRNRVLHELDIDFYSNQLTLLVGPSGCGKTTLISIIAGLLFPTSGDVELFGTPQSRLKGGKLVRFRAQNVGFVFQQYNLLPALTATENVCVPLLIQGVPRPRALIKAKEMLDRVGLSPRAGAYPRELSGGQQQRVAIARALVHEPRLLVCDEPTAALDGNSGRTVMQLIREVSVQPGRVVIVVTHDSRVYSYGDRMIEMSDGRVTNISNSPSSSMTDSQVISQFKTKETH, encoded by the coding sequence ATGAATACATTGCTCATGCCGGAGTCCTCGATTAACACGCAGTCCCCACTGAAGGTGGGTGTGGCTTGTGTGAAGCTTGTGAAAGAGTTTGGTGACGGCGCGAATCGCAATCGCGTGCTTCACGAATTGGATATTGATTTTTACTCGAACCAGTTGACCCTGCTGGTGGGCCCCAGTGGTTGTGGCAAGACAACACTGATTTCGATTATTGCCGGCCTGTTGTTTCCCACCAGTGGTGATGTCGAACTGTTTGGAACGCCTCAATCGCGCTTGAAGGGCGGAAAGCTGGTTCGTTTTCGGGCTCAGAACGTGGGTTTTGTGTTTCAGCAATACAATCTGCTGCCGGCTCTCACTGCGACTGAGAATGTCTGTGTACCGCTGCTGATTCAGGGGGTTCCCAGGCCCCGGGCATTGATCAAAGCGAAAGAAATGCTCGATCGCGTCGGTCTTTCTCCCCGGGCGGGGGCATATCCACGAGAGCTTTCAGGCGGTCAACAGCAGAGAGTCGCCATTGCTCGGGCACTCGTGCATGAACCGCGACTACTCGTTTGTGATGAACCGACGGCTGCACTGGATGGAAATTCGGGTCGGACTGTGATGCAACTGATCCGGGAAGTGTCCGTTCAGCCGGGGCGTGTGGTGATTGTCGTCACGCATGACTCGCGGGTCTATTCCTATGGTGATCGCATGATTGAAATGAGCGATGGTCGAGTGACGAATATCAGTAATTCTCCGTCATCGTCGATGACCGATTCTCAAGTGATCAGTCAGTTCAAGACAAAGGAAACTCACTGA
- a CDS encoding HlyD family secretion protein, producing MRRWILPVLAAVALAFSLVHMSLENVRPPAQFPPVEPARSPYRQVVAGSGLIEAKSENISVAAETAGVVTEIAVRVGQSVEKGQVLFRLDDRKQRSELGVQTAALLSAKAELERLKALPRPEDLPPSAAKLAEAREDLELQRDQLNRAEELVAKRVIQQEELVQRKQAYSMARARLENAEAQDQKLRAGAWSYEIDVQKAAVLRAEQQVAQAQTEIDRLVVKSPINGVVLKVDLRPGEFVGAPPGQPLIIMGDLSTLHVRVDIDEQDIPRFRPGLPAKGFLRGDAKFPIDLSFVRVEPYTQPKKSLTGDSKERVDTRVLQVIYAIDPNWRSKGKSPSKTENTTPVPSAGQPATHPLENEILAADEPVEIYVGQQIDVFIDIEEKPSAAQPEKTSQARRKPVSSERMVALSEVAP from the coding sequence ATGCGCCGCTGGATATTGCCAGTTCTTGCTGCCGTGGCCTTGGCGTTTTCACTCGTTCATATGAGTTTGGAAAATGTGCGCCCACCGGCACAGTTCCCGCCTGTGGAACCGGCCAGGTCACCTTATCGACAGGTGGTGGCCGGGTCCGGTCTGATTGAAGCGAAGTCGGAGAACATCTCAGTGGCTGCTGAAACCGCTGGTGTTGTTACAGAGATTGCCGTTCGAGTGGGCCAGTCGGTCGAAAAGGGCCAGGTATTATTCCGCCTCGATGATCGAAAACAGCGTTCCGAGCTGGGAGTTCAGACCGCAGCGCTTCTATCGGCCAAAGCTGAGTTGGAGCGATTGAAAGCGTTACCTCGGCCAGAAGATCTTCCTCCCAGTGCTGCAAAACTGGCAGAGGCCCGTGAGGATCTGGAGTTGCAGAGAGACCAGCTCAACCGTGCCGAAGAATTGGTGGCGAAACGAGTGATCCAGCAGGAAGAACTCGTCCAAAGAAAGCAGGCCTATTCGATGGCCCGGGCCCGGCTGGAGAACGCCGAGGCGCAGGATCAAAAACTTCGGGCAGGTGCCTGGAGTTATGAAATTGATGTGCAGAAAGCAGCTGTCCTGCGGGCTGAACAGCAAGTGGCTCAGGCCCAAACAGAAATTGACCGGCTGGTGGTGAAATCTCCGATCAATGGCGTGGTGCTGAAAGTCGATTTGCGGCCTGGAGAATTCGTCGGAGCCCCACCGGGTCAGCCATTGATCATCATGGGTGATCTTTCGACCCTGCATGTGCGCGTCGATATTGATGAGCAGGATATCCCCAGATTTCGTCCCGGATTGCCTGCCAAGGGATTTTTGCGTGGAGACGCCAAGTTTCCCATCGATCTTTCATTTGTGCGAGTAGAACCCTACACGCAGCCCAAAAAGTCATTGACCGGTGATAGTAAAGAGCGTGTGGACACTCGCGTCCTGCAGGTGATCTACGCGATTGACCCCAATTGGCGATCCAAGGGAAAGTCGCCATCCAAAACCGAAAACACCACACCTGTGCCATCAGCAGGTCAACCCGCAACGCACCCACTTGAAAATGAAATCCTGGCCGCGGATGAACCCGTTGAGATTTACGTCGGACAGCAGATCGATGTCTTTATTGACATCGAAGAGAAGCCTTCGGCCGCTCAGCCGGAGAAAACTTCGCAGGCCAGACGCAAGCCAGTGTCTTCTGAGAGAATGGTGGCGTTATCAGAGGTGGCGCCCTGA
- the rpoC gene encoding DNA-directed RNA polymerase subunit beta' — translation MSTGETSYDRVNEFSSIKINLASPHDIRSWSFGEVKKPETINYRTYRPERDGLFCERIFGPEKDWECACGKYRGMKYKGMICDRCGVKVTHSRVRRKRMGHIELAAPVVHIWFFKSMPSRLGALLSVKTTSLEKVIYFQDYLVIDPGDTTLKRGQLLTEEEYRQAKTKFGEGSFDADMGADAIKKMLLDLNLVEISQQLRVELKKTNSQQKKKELIKRLKIVESLRDSDNRPEWMVLDCVPVIPPDLRPLVLLDSGNFATSDLNDLYRRIINRNNRLKKLVDLNAPEVIVRNEKRMLQQSVDALFDNNRCKRPVLGSSNRPLKSLTDMIKGKQGRFRENLLGKRVDYSARSVIVVGPTLKLHQCGLPKKIALELYQPFIIRRLKELGHADTIKSAKRMLERRDEEVWDILEEVITNHPVLLNRAPTLHRIGIQAFEPQLVEGNAIRIHPLVCRGFNADFDGDQMAVHLPLSIEAQVEAHTLMMSTHNIFSPSNGAPIISPSQDIVMGCYYVTMKKPGLIGDGMTFSSTQEVYTAFQHGKVRLHTSIRVRLPKDKRVKGEGADTYKKGGLVETSVGRVVFNDMISPKMAFYNYTMKGRDLAGVISDCYLEMGRRETIALLDRMKETGFRESTRSGLSFAASDLKTPPNKDKVISEAEAHVLKFQKNYEKGVITAKERYEQTLDRWTQAREAITVSMMDEFKNDVRDEGRYVNPIFLMADSGARGGVEQIRQLAGMRGLMAKPSGEIIETPIKANFREGLTVLEYFSSTHGARKGLADTALKTADSGYLTRKLADICQNLVITMRDCGTTKGITRGVIYRGEKVEVGLADAIRGRVSRTNIVNPVTDEVVVREDELITIEIARKIEAMGLEKIQVRSPMTCEAGLGICQLCYGMDLSTGALVEEGLAVGTIAAQSIGEPGTQLTMRTFHVGGTASRDVEDSEIKCRKGGRVRFARVRSVVNADGKAVVLGRNGEVTVVDSKDRELEKYTIPNGATLQVAENEVIEAGQILCSWDPHSVPILCEVGGKVRFEDLIEGQTVRSETDRMGNIRKTIIEHKGDRHPQIVLEDSAGKILDFYYLPERATVEVLEGQQVAAGSILAKNPRESMGTQDITGGLPRVTELFEARKPKEPAIISEIDGEVELVAEKKRGKRIIKVKGVDGTEREHIIPHGKQLLVHSGEQVKAGDALVRGPLVPHDILAVSGEEAVHAYLLHEIQNVYRSQRVVIDDKHIELVVAQMLRKVRVDDVGDTTLLPGVLIDRFEFRKINQKLQQCGRVTDPGDSEFHKDDIVPLETIAQVNEEIEASGGQPIATAKPRPASASTQLLGITKAAVQSESFLSAASFQETTKVLTEAAIAGKSDYLVGLKENVILGHLIPAGTGFKLHQKSEVRIRPEALAELTAERDRILAARANLLNEPEISPNSGLGRLE, via the coding sequence GTGAGCACCGGCGAAACATCGTACGATCGCGTCAATGAGTTTTCCTCGATTAAGATCAATCTGGCCAGCCCTCACGATATCCGGAGCTGGTCCTTCGGTGAGGTGAAAAAGCCGGAGACTATCAACTACCGAACATATCGTCCCGAGAGGGATGGTTTGTTCTGTGAGCGTATTTTCGGTCCAGAAAAAGACTGGGAATGCGCCTGCGGTAAGTACCGCGGCATGAAGTACAAGGGGATGATCTGCGACCGTTGCGGCGTTAAAGTCACGCATAGTCGTGTTCGCCGTAAGCGCATGGGGCACATTGAGTTAGCTGCCCCGGTCGTGCATATCTGGTTCTTCAAGAGTATGCCCAGTCGCCTGGGCGCTCTGCTGAGTGTGAAGACGACGTCACTGGAGAAAGTGATCTACTTCCAGGACTACCTGGTGATTGATCCGGGTGACACGACTCTGAAGAGGGGTCAGTTGCTCACAGAAGAAGAATATCGTCAGGCCAAAACCAAGTTCGGCGAAGGCAGCTTCGACGCCGACATGGGTGCGGATGCTATCAAGAAGATGCTGCTCGATCTGAATCTCGTCGAGATTTCTCAGCAGCTTCGCGTTGAGCTCAAGAAGACGAACAGCCAGCAGAAGAAAAAAGAGCTGATCAAGCGTCTGAAGATTGTGGAGTCCCTCCGCGACAGCGATAACCGCCCTGAGTGGATGGTGCTCGACTGTGTGCCAGTGATTCCACCTGATCTGCGGCCACTGGTGCTGCTCGATTCTGGCAACTTCGCGACGAGCGATCTGAACGACCTCTACCGCCGCATTATCAATCGAAACAATCGGTTGAAAAAACTGGTCGATTTGAATGCTCCTGAAGTCATCGTGCGCAACGAGAAGCGCATGTTGCAGCAGTCGGTCGATGCGTTGTTTGATAACAATCGCTGCAAGCGGCCAGTGCTTGGCTCGTCGAATCGTCCGCTCAAATCCTTGACAGATATGATCAAGGGGAAGCAGGGTCGTTTCCGCGAGAACCTGTTGGGTAAGCGCGTTGACTATTCGGCTCGTTCGGTGATTGTCGTCGGTCCAACCCTGAAGCTGCACCAGTGTGGTTTGCCGAAGAAGATTGCTCTTGAGCTCTATCAGCCCTTCATCATCCGTCGCCTCAAGGAACTCGGCCATGCCGATACCATTAAGTCGGCTAAGCGGATGCTGGAGCGTCGCGACGAAGAGGTGTGGGATATTCTTGAAGAGGTGATCACGAATCACCCGGTGTTGCTCAACCGCGCACCCACGCTGCACCGAATTGGTATTCAGGCGTTTGAACCACAACTGGTGGAAGGGAATGCGATTCGTATTCACCCGCTGGTTTGCCGTGGTTTTAACGCTGACTTTGACGGTGACCAGATGGCCGTCCACCTGCCGCTCTCGATTGAGGCACAGGTTGAGGCTCATACGCTGATGATGTCGACACACAACATCTTCAGCCCGTCGAACGGGGCGCCGATCATCAGTCCGTCACAGGACATTGTGATGGGTTGCTACTATGTGACGATGAAGAAGCCAGGCCTGATTGGCGACGGCATGACATTCTCTTCGACGCAGGAAGTCTACACAGCCTTCCAGCATGGCAAGGTGCGCCTGCATACTTCGATCCGCGTTCGCCTGCCGAAAGACAAGCGAGTGAAGGGAGAAGGGGCTGACACCTACAAGAAGGGTGGCCTGGTTGAGACGAGCGTCGGGCGAGTGGTCTTTAACGATATGATCTCGCCAAAGATGGCTTTCTATAACTACACCATGAAAGGTCGCGACCTGGCAGGTGTGATTTCCGACTGCTATCTCGAAATGGGTCGTCGCGAAACGATTGCTCTGCTGGATCGCATGAAGGAAACTGGTTTCCGCGAATCAACTCGCTCGGGCCTTTCTTTTGCCGCCAGCGATCTGAAGACACCACCCAATAAGGACAAGGTGATTTCGGAAGCCGAAGCTCACGTTCTCAAGTTCCAGAAGAACTATGAGAAGGGTGTGATTACGGCGAAAGAGCGCTATGAACAGACGCTGGACCGCTGGACTCAGGCTCGCGAAGCGATCACCGTTTCTATGATGGACGAGTTCAAGAACGACGTTCGCGATGAAGGTCGTTATGTGAATCCGATCTTCCTCATGGCAGATTCGGGTGCACGCGGTGGCGTCGAACAGATTCGGCAGTTGGCCGGTATGCGTGGTTTGATGGCTAAGCCAAGTGGCGAAATCATCGAAACACCGATTAAGGCCAACTTCCGCGAAGGCCTGACAGTGCTGGAGTATTTCAGCTCGACACACGGTGCTCGTAAAGGTCTGGCTGATACTGCACTCAAGACAGCCGATTCGGGATACCTGACTCGTAAGCTGGCGGATATCTGTCAGAACCTCGTCATCACCATGCGTGATTGCGGCACCACCAAGGGGATTACCCGCGGTGTGATTTACCGTGGCGAGAAGGTCGAAGTCGGTCTCGCTGACGCCATTCGTGGACGAGTCAGCCGGACGAATATCGTCAATCCTGTGACAGATGAAGTGGTTGTTCGTGAGGATGAACTGATCACAATCGAGATTGCCCGCAAGATTGAGGCGATGGGCCTGGAGAAAATCCAGGTGCGCAGCCCCATGACCTGTGAGGCAGGCCTCGGGATCTGTCAGCTTTGCTATGGGATGGATCTCTCCACAGGTGCACTGGTTGAAGAAGGTCTGGCAGTCGGAACGATTGCTGCCCAGTCGATTGGTGAGCCTGGAACCCAGTTGACGATGCGTACCTTCCACGTGGGTGGAACGGCATCTCGTGACGTGGAAGACAGCGAAATCAAGTGCCGCAAGGGTGGTCGAGTTCGCTTTGCCCGCGTTCGCAGCGTTGTCAATGCGGATGGTAAAGCCGTGGTGCTGGGGCGCAATGGTGAAGTCACCGTTGTGGACAGCAAAGATCGTGAACTCGAGAAGTACACGATTCCGAACGGGGCGACTCTGCAGGTTGCCGAAAACGAAGTCATTGAAGCGGGCCAGATTCTCTGCTCGTGGGATCCTCACTCAGTACCGATCCTCTGCGAAGTGGGTGGTAAGGTGCGGTTCGAAGATTTGATCGAGGGTCAGACTGTTCGCTCTGAAACCGATCGCATGGGTAACATTCGTAAGACGATCATCGAACATAAGGGTGATCGTCATCCGCAGATTGTGCTGGAAGACAGTGCTGGTAAAATTCTGGACTTCTACTACCTGCCTGAAAGGGCGACAGTGGAAGTTCTCGAAGGCCAGCAAGTGGCCGCCGGTTCGATTCTGGCGAAGAACCCCCGCGAATCGATGGGTACGCAGGACATCACCGGTGGTCTGCCCCGAGTTACTGAACTATTCGAAGCCCGTAAGCCTAAAGAACCTGCCATTATCTCTGAGATTGATGGCGAAGTAGAACTGGTGGCTGAGAAGAAACGCGGCAAGCGAATCATCAAGGTCAAGGGTGTTGACGGGACCGAACGTGAACACATTATTCCCCATGGTAAGCAACTGCTGGTTCACTCAGGTGAGCAGGTGAAAGCCGGGGATGCCCTTGTTCGCGGACCACTGGTGCCTCACGACATTCTGGCAGTCAGTGGCGAAGAAGCAGTCCATGCCTATTTGCTGCATGAAATCCAGAACGTATACCGCTCACAGCGTGTGGTCATCGACGACAAGCACATTGAATTGGTCGTTGCCCAGATGCTGCGAAAGGTTCGTGTGGATGATGTCGGTGATACGACATTGCTGCCAGGCGTGCTGATTGACCGGTTTGAATTCCGCAAGATTAATCAGAAGCTTCAGCAGTGTGGCCGAGTGACCGATCCTGGTGACTCAGAATTCCATAAGGACGACATTGTCCCGCTGGAAACGATTGCTCAAGTGAACGAAGAAATTGAAGCTTCCGGCGGGCAGCCGATTGCGACGGCCAAGCCACGACCAGCGTCTGCCAGTACACAATTGCTGGGGATTACGAAGGCCGCTGTGCAGAGCGAAAGCTTCCTGTCGGCAGCCAGTTTCCAGGAAACGACCAAGGTGCTCACGGAGGCTGCCATCGCCGGTAAGTCCGATTACCTTGTGGGTTTGAAGGAAAACGTGATTCTTGGCCACCTGATTCCCGCAGGAACTGGCTTCAAGCTTCATCAGAAGTCTGAGGTTCGAATTCGGCCGGAAGCTCTCGCGGAGTTGACTGCCGAAAGAGACAGGATTCTGGCCGCCCGGGCAAACTTGCTCAACGAACCAGAGATTTCGCCCAACAGTGGGCTGGGGCGTCTCGAATAA
- the rpsL gene encoding 30S ribosomal protein S12, whose translation MPTINQLVRKPRVKQPNRTKSPVLEACPQKRGVCLMVKTMTPKKPNSALRKIARVRLSNGKEITAYIPGEGHNLQEHSIVLVRGGRVRDLPGVRYKIIRGVLDTLGVNNRKQARSRYGTKRPK comes from the coding sequence ATGCCTACGATTAACCAGCTCGTTCGCAAACCACGCGTGAAGCAACCTAACCGGACCAAGTCACCGGTACTTGAGGCTTGTCCACAAAAGCGTGGTGTGTGTCTGATGGTGAAGACGATGACTCCTAAAAAGCCAAACTCGGCTTTGCGGAAGATTGCTCGTGTTCGCCTCTCTAATGGAAAAGAAATTACAGCCTACATCCCTGGTGAAGGGCACAACCTGCAGGAGCACTCGATTGTGCTCGTGCGCGGTGGTCGTGTTCGCGACTTGCCGGGTGTTCGCTACAAGATCATCCGCGGTGTGCTTGATACTCTGGGTGTGAACAATCGTAAGCAGGCTCGCAGTCGTTACGGTACCAAGCGGCCTAAGTAG
- the rpsG gene encoding 30S ribosomal protein S7, giving the protein MASKFTASADQLKPDTRYGSRLASKFINCLMHDGKKSVAEGVFYDALDIIAEKIPDRSPIEIFTTAVDNCRPNVEVRSRRVGGANYQVPTQVKPKRQQTLAIRWILAACRGKKGRPMHRKLAEEFMAAFRREGAAVTYRENVHRMADANKAFAHFAN; this is encoded by the coding sequence ATGGCCAGTAAATTTACAGCCAGTGCTGATCAACTTAAGCCCGATACCCGTTATGGTTCCCGTCTGGCTTCCAAGTTCATCAATTGCCTGATGCACGATGGTAAGAAGAGTGTCGCAGAAGGCGTCTTTTACGATGCTCTGGATATCATTGCCGAGAAGATTCCCGATCGCAGCCCGATTGAGATCTTTACCACGGCTGTTGATAACTGCCGTCCCAACGTCGAAGTTCGCTCGCGTCGCGTGGGTGGTGCCAACTACCAGGTGCCGACTCAGGTGAAGCCCAAGCGTCAGCAGACATTGGCGATTCGCTGGATTCTGGCTGCTTGTCGTGGCAAGAAGGGTCGCCCTATGCACCGTAAGCTTGCTGAAGAGTTTATGGCCGCCTTCCGTCGTGAAGGTGCTGCTGTCACTTACCGTGAAAACGTGCACCGCATGGCCGATGCCAACAAGGCTTTCGCTCACTTTGCTAACTAA
- the fusA gene encoding elongation factor G → MIRDISSIRNIGIIAHIDAGKTTTTERILFYAGEIHNPGNVDDGNTVTDFDPEEAQRGITIYSAAISCSWRGCSINIIDTPGHVDFTAEVQRSLRVLDGGVVVFSAVEGVEAQSETVWRQADGFKVPRICFINKLDRIGANFERVIGQITERLQGVPLVLSIPIGSGPATNSDGFTGIVDLLRMEAVYFDKESKGREIRREPIPAACQDLADDYRVRLIESVAMLDDDVFAVYDETGDIPLADLNRLIRQGTITGQFQPLLCGASLDYIGVQPILDAVVDYLPSPLDVPPVEGRHPKKENIEVRKPNENEPFAGLVFKVQVDEHSELYFVRVYSGVLKSRSRMLNPRTGEKELISQLWKMQADSRVKLDEAGAGDIVGVVGPKSSVTGDTLCEANQPILLESITFPETVISMAIEPETSADRKKLEETLKLLAKQDPTFRAKVSEETGQTIVSGMGELHLEIISKRMERDFHLKMRIHKPRVTYRETICKAVEFEEVFERQAGATSLYALIKLRAEPLEGAQSVVVENKMKPGAFPAELTQVLIQAMNDESKSGGTVGYPLMNMKLQVLGAGFREGETNEIAVRAAASSAVRRVLDEAGVMLLEPVMKLEVVTPNDFVGNVTADLNSRRASILNTGLRGNLVVIEAEVPLSGMFGYSTQVRSLSQGRASYSMEPLRFAPAPDSVLKTMLGE, encoded by the coding sequence ATGATTCGTGACATTTCATCAATTCGCAACATTGGCATTATTGCTCATATCGATGCAGGCAAAACGACCACTACCGAGCGCATCCTGTTCTATGCAGGCGAAATTCATAACCCTGGAAATGTGGATGATGGAAATACCGTGACGGACTTTGATCCCGAGGAAGCTCAGCGGGGGATCACGATCTACTCGGCAGCCATCAGCTGCTCCTGGCGCGGTTGTTCTATCAACATTATTGATACTCCCGGGCACGTGGACTTTACTGCGGAAGTCCAGCGCAGCCTGCGGGTCCTTGATGGTGGCGTGGTCGTCTTCAGTGCGGTGGAAGGTGTCGAGGCTCAAAGCGAGACAGTCTGGCGCCAAGCGGATGGATTTAAGGTTCCGCGCATCTGCTTCATTAACAAGCTGGATCGGATCGGGGCTAATTTCGAGCGTGTGATTGGTCAGATCACCGAGCGATTGCAGGGCGTTCCGTTAGTTCTTTCAATTCCTATCGGGAGTGGGCCAGCTACGAATTCTGACGGATTTACGGGGATCGTGGATCTGTTGCGAATGGAAGCGGTTTACTTTGATAAAGAGTCGAAGGGGAGGGAGATTCGCCGTGAGCCGATCCCTGCCGCCTGTCAGGATCTGGCGGATGATTATCGCGTTCGGCTCATCGAGAGCGTAGCCATGCTCGATGACGATGTTTTTGCCGTGTATGACGAAACCGGGGATATTCCACTGGCCGATTTGAATCGTCTGATTCGTCAAGGCACGATCACGGGTCAGTTTCAGCCTCTATTGTGTGGGGCTTCACTGGATTACATCGGTGTGCAGCCGATTCTGGATGCTGTGGTGGATTATCTGCCCAGTCCACTGGATGTCCCGCCGGTGGAAGGTCGGCATCCGAAAAAAGAGAACATTGAAGTTCGCAAGCCGAATGAAAATGAACCATTCGCTGGCCTGGTCTTCAAAGTCCAGGTCGACGAGCATTCGGAGTTGTACTTCGTAAGGGTCTATTCGGGAGTGTTAAAAAGCCGCTCGCGAATGCTCAATCCTCGTACTGGCGAGAAAGAACTGATCAGCCAGTTATGGAAAATGCAGGCCGACTCCCGGGTGAAGCTCGATGAGGCGGGCGCTGGCGATATTGTGGGGGTCGTGGGGCCGAAGAGTTCTGTAACAGGGGACACTCTGTGTGAAGCGAATCAGCCGATTCTTCTGGAGTCAATCACATTCCCTGAGACTGTGATTTCGATGGCCATTGAGCCTGAGACGAGTGCTGATCGCAAAAAACTCGAAGAGACACTCAAGCTGCTGGCCAAGCAGGATCCCACATTCCGTGCGAAAGTCAGTGAAGAGACCGGCCAGACAATTGTCAGCGGCATGGGGGAATTGCACCTCGAAATTATCAGTAAACGGATGGAGCGTGACTTCCATCTGAAAATGAGAATTCATAAGCCTCGGGTAACCTATCGCGAAACGATCTGTAAAGCGGTGGAGTTTGAAGAAGTCTTTGAGCGGCAGGCGGGGGCGACATCGCTTTATGCGCTGATCAAGCTGCGGGCTGAACCTCTGGAGGGTGCTCAGTCCGTTGTGGTTGAAAACAAAATGAAACCTGGGGCATTCCCGGCCGAGTTGACTCAGGTGTTGATTCAGGCCATGAACGACGAATCCAAAAGTGGTGGAACGGTCGGTTATCCACTGATGAACATGAAGTTGCAGGTGCTGGGAGCCGGTTTTCGCGAAGGGGAAACCAACGAAATCGCCGTTCGGGCTGCAGCGTCCAGTGCCGTGAGAAGAGTCCTTGATGAGGCGGGGGTAATGCTTCTGGAGCCTGTGATGAAGCTGGAAGTTGTTACACCCAATGACTTTGTCGGGAATGTCACAGCCGATTTAAACTCCCGGCGTGCCTCGATTCTGAATACCGGGCTCAGAGGCAATCTGGTTGTGATTGAGGCGGAGGTTCCACTCTCGGGAATGTTTGGCTATTCGACCCAGGTGCGCAGTCTTTCGCAGGGGCGTGCCTCCTATTCCATGGAGCCACTGCGATTTGCGCCAGCCCCAGATTCCGTACTCAAAACAATGCTGGGTGAATGA